The genomic region AGCCCTCTTCGCGCACGTCGCCTAGCAAGTGGCGCATCTCGTCGTCCGCCGCGCCCTGCTCGACATAATAGCCGGTGATGGCATAGGTGGCGTTGTTGAGGTTGATGACGAACTTGCCCCACTTCATAGCCATCGTGAAAGGCGACGCCAGGGCGGCAAACCCTGCGCGCTCGAAGTCATTGCTGATTCGCCCGGCGCGCTCGTCCACGCCATCGGGATAGCGGCCAATCGCAATCGAGCGCCCGCGCGTTAGCGCGATGCGCTCAGGAGTCATCTGCGTGGCGCTGAAGAAGACCAGCCCGGCATACACATTCGTGAAGCGGCGGGCAATGGCCGCTTCGTTGGTCACGCCGTTTTGCAAAGAGATGACCGGCGTCGCCTGCGTGTAGACGGCGGCCAGATCTTCGACCGCCGCTTCGGTGGCCTGTGACTTGACTGTAATGACGATCACATCCCCGTCCGTGGGCGGCAGGTCGCGGGCAGCCGTGACGGCCTCGACCGGCTGAGTGAATTCTTCGCTGCCGCGCAGAAACGTGACGCCGTGGCGCAAGGCTTCGGCCTGCGCGGCACGCGCCACGCAGGCAACGCGCAAGCCTGCGCGCCTGAGCAGCCCGGCGAGCGCGCCGCCGATTGCGCCAGCGCCGTAGACGATATAACGTTCCGGCTTCCCTTCGCTCATCTCGTCAGATAATATCGCACTTCGCGCGCCGCGACTCAAAGCGACCAGCGGCCAGATTTGCCGCAAAGGCACAAATTCACAAAGAAACACGAAGCCCCCGGTGTTTCTTTGTGTCCTGGTGCCCTGGTGGCTGATCCTATCGTCATCCTCTTTCTCGAAGGAGCAAGCGCCGCCATAATGATTATCGAAAGAGCGACCGAGCAGCGCACACAGCTTTATTACGACCTTTACGTGCCCGATGACAACGCGCCGGAGCCGAGGCCGCTGGTCATCGCGTTGCACGGTTACGAAGGCAACAAGGAATCGATGATGGCGCTGATGCGCAAGGTCAACGACCACGATTTCATCATCGCTTCGGTGCAGGGGCCGAACGGCTTTTTCGTGCGCAGCGCCGAAGAGCGCCAGCCAAAGATCGGCTTCGGCTGGATGATGCAGTTCAAAGCCGAAGAGACCATCCGCCTGCACCACCAGACTTTGCTTTCGGTGATTGAAACCGCCGCCACCGATTACCCGGTCAACCGCCGGGCGATCTTCCTGGTCGCCTTCTCGCAGTCGGTGTCGTTGAATTACCGCTTCGCCTTCACGCACCCGAATTTGATTCGCGGCGTCATCAGCGTCTGCGGCGGCATCCCCGGCGACTGGGACTCAGACAAGTACCACGCGAGCGACACCGACGCGCTGATCATTGCCGGAGAGGCCGACGAGTTTTATTCCATCGAGCGCGTCCGCACGTTTGAACCGGCTATCGGTCGCCGCGCCCGCTCGGTGACCTTCAAGAGCTATGCCGTCGGCCACGTCTTTCCGCGCGAATCGCTGGCCTTCATCAACGAATGGATCATCGAAAGGGCGAGGCTCGCCACATGATCGCTGCCACCGCCGCCAGTCCGTCACGGGCGCGATACAATGTTCTCGGCCTGCTCTTCGGGCTGACCATCATCACCTACACCGACCGCGTCTGCATCGGCGCCGCCGCGCCGGCCATCACCGAGACCTTTCACTTCTCGCCGTCAACGATGGGCTATATCTTCAGCGCCTTTACGCTGGCCTATGCGCTGTTTGAAATCCCCAGCGGCTGGCTCGGCGATTACTTCGGCACGCGCAAAGCGCTGGCCCGCATTGTCATCTGGTGGTCGGTCTTCACGGCGCTCACCAGCGTTTCGGCGGGCTTTGCGTCGCTGCTGCTGGTGCGCTTTCTGTTCGGGGTGGGCGAAGCCGGCGCGTTCCCGAATATTGCGCGCAGCATTTCGTGCTGGTTCCCTTCCTCGCACCAGGGGCGTGCCCTGAGCATTACTTTCATCGGCAGCTATCTGGGCGCTGCGGCGACCACGCCGCTGGTCTTTCAACTGGTAAAGTGGCAGGGCTGGCGCTGGCCCTTCGTCGAGTTCGGCGCCCTCGGTATCATCTGGGCGCTGGTCTGGTACAGGTGGTTCCGCGACCGCCCCGAAGAACACGCCGCGGTCAACGCCGAAGAGTTACGCTTCATCCGCTCGGACCAGGTTGACGCCGCTCACCTCGGCCATGTGCGGCGCGTGCCCTGGCGCGTTTTGCTGCGCAGCGCCAACCTGCTGTTTATTTGCGGGATGTACTTCTCGTATGGCTACGCGCTCTACTTCTATCTCACCTGGCTGCCGACCTACTTGCTCAAGGCGCGCGGCTTCTCGGAAGCCTACGCCGGCTTGTTTTCCGCATTGCCCTTTCTGGCGGGCGCCGGCGGCGTGTGGCTGGGCGGCGTGCTGACCGATTATCTGTCGCGGCGCACCGGCAGCCTGAAGATCGGGCGCTGTCTGCTCGGCGGCTTCGGCTTTCTCAGCAGCGCCGTCGCGCTCGTAGCCGTGGCGCTGAGCGAAGATCGCCTCGCCGCTGCCTCGTTGATCACGGTGGCATGTTTCTGCCAGATGTTGAGCAGCCCTCCGGCATGGTCTACCTGCCTGGATGTCGGGCGGCGCAATGCCGGCGTCGTCACCGGCTTTATGAACATGACGGGCAACATCGGCGGCACGCTTGCGCCGGTGGTCGTCGGCTACGCGGTCGAGAAGCTGGCGTCGTGGACGGTCCCTTTCTACATCACTGCCGGCGTGCTGGCGTGGGGCGTGATCATGTGGGCGCTGGTCAACCCTAATCGCTCGGTCATTGAGCAGGCAGGCGGTGAAAGTGACTAAAGCAACATTCCGCTATTTGAGCCGCAGGACACGGAAGGGACGATTCGGGTCAGGGCCGACCGCGCCAACGTCTTCATAGTTCGCTTTCAGAAACCCGGTGATGTCCGCGTAAGGCAAGTCGTCCATATCGCCTTTGATGTCGAGGATGAGGCGCGGGCGGGCGCGCTTCAGGTCTTCAATCAAATTGGCGCGCGCCTCCTGCCAGAACGGCGCGTTCGGTTGCGCCGCAATCGCTTCGGCATCGCTGAAGCGGCCATCGATGTAATAAGGCGTCAGGTAACGCGCCGCCGGGCGGCAGCCGGTCTGCCAGTACACATCGTGAGCGTAACCCCAGATGTAAAGCGGCTCGCCCGGCTGCAAGCGGTCTCGCAACGTCGCGGCAATCACCGCGGCTTCATCCTGACGTTTGGTCATGCCCCAGTCGGCGCTCCAGGATGTGCGACGGCCGGTGACGGTTTCGTAAGCCAGCACCACTGTGCGATGGTGCGAGCGGATCAGGCCGACGGCGAAAAAGATGACAAGGATAGCCAGCGCCGCCCGCGCGCGGCGTTTGTAGGCTGGATCACGCAACAGCTTGCCCAACAACGGAACGCTCGGCGCGGCGAGCATGGCCAGGGCCGGCAGCGCCGTGATGAAATAATGGCCAAAGAATCGCCCGCTGATTACGACGCTGATGAGCGACACCGCGCACCACAACGCCACGGTTAGATTAAAGGCAGCCTGCCGCGCCGCTCGAATCGAGCGAATGACCGTCCAGGCGGCCAATGACCATAGGGCGAAGTTGAACAGCACATAGCCCATGCCGCGCCCGATGGCGAAGCGCAACGATAAGCTCGCCGGCTCGGAATCGATGTAGAACATATTGATCTCGACGCCATTGCGCCAGAAATCGGCGAGCGCATGCATGGAAGCGAGCCACGCGACGAATACAGCGATGACCAGCAGAAAACCGATGGCGACAAGCGACAGTCGTATCAGCAACCGCTTGCCCGGAGCCCGAAGCCACGCCGCCACCGTTTGAAAGTCGTGCCGAGCACGATAAGCAAAGACCAGCTCGCAGAGGCCGAAGAATAACAGGTTGAGAACCCCTGTCTGCTTGAACATCGCGGCCAGCCCGGTCATCACGCCCGCACCGACGAGCAAGAGACCGCGCCGCGTCCTTGATTGCTTATCCGCCATGCCGGTGCCGCGCACGAAGCAAGCGAAGGCCGCCGCATAGGGCAGCGCCAGCAGCAGTTCGGTGTTTGCTGCCATCGTGTCCTGAGTGAAGTAGTTTGTCGTGAAGTAGACGAACAGCAGCGCTGCCCACAGCCCCGTGCGTTTGCCGTGAGCGCGCGCGGTGGTGAGATATACCACCATCGCCGTCGCGAAATTCCAGAGCGCCGCCGCCACATGCACGGCTTTCATGCTGCGCCCGGCGAGCGCAAAGACCGCCGCATAAAAGAGCGTCGCGCCGGGCGGCTTGTCCGTCACCACGTCGGCGTAGAGGCGCGCGCCATCGAGCAGCCGCGTCGCCGTCAGCGCCCGCACGCCTTCATCGCCATTGACGAAATCGTAACGCAGGTAAAAGACCCGCAGCAGCAGATTCAAAACAAATAGGCCCGCCAGGGCCAACAGCACCTGCCGCGACGTGATCGCTTCTGATTGGTCTTCGATCATCAAATCGGTTTGCTCGGCGGACGTTGGCAAACGAACCTCCTCTGCTTGCGCGTGAATACTAACATGCGGCCATAGCGCCTTTCGACAATAAGCAGAGGTGACTCACGGCGCACAACAAAAACCCACCCCGCGGGGTGGCTGGATACCTTCAAAGTTGGCTCTGGCCATTCCTTTCATCGAGGCGTCGCCTTCAGGGAATCTCCTGATTGACTTCCCCTTTTCTGATGATAGAATCTGCCTGCACTCCCCAGACCCTTATCAAAATCGCGAGGAAATTAGGCTGCTAAGCTCAGATTATTGGCTAGCGGTGTAGAAAGCAGGACGGCGGATGACAACCAGGGTCCCACGCATTCTCATCATCGAAGATGACACGGATAGCCGGGACTTTCTCTGCATGCTGGTCGCGCTGGAGGGCTACGAGGCCGTTCCCGCTCGCGGCGTCGGCGACGGGCTGACCATCGCCTTACAACGCGACCTCGACCTGATCATGATCGATAACTGGTTGGCCGAAGGGTCAGGGGTGATGCTCTGCCGTTATATTCGGGCTTTCGATACCGACACGCCGGTCTTGTTTCACTCGGCGGCAGCCTATGAGAGCGATATTCAGGAGGCGCTGAATGTCGGCGCCCAGCGATACATCACCAAGCCGGCCGATCCCGACCTGCTCTTGCAGGCCATTCGCGAATTGGTCGAACCGCGCCGCAACCACAAGGCCAGCAGGAAAAGTAATTCTTAACCCAATCGCCGCTCACTGCCATTCACCCTGTAGGATGAACGCCGCCCAGTAGGAAGGCGATTGATAGCGTTTCTGTTTCCACATCTCGACCTGAGCCGCCCGCAATGCCGCCGCTGGCTGTAGCCCGTCCTTCAACACCCCTTTGTAGAAACCAGTCATCAATTGTGCCGTCGCCTCGTCGTCGACGTCCCACAGGCTGACGACGACGCGCGCCGCCCCGGCGTACATCAGCCCGCGCGTCAGCCCGATAATGCCTTCGCCTTTGACCTCGCGGCCCAGCCCGGTCTTGCAGGCGCTGAGCACAACCATCTCGGCGGGCAGGTTCAAGTTGTAAACATCATTGACCAGCAAGAAGCCATTCTGCGGCTGGCCCTTCTCGTCTACCAGCGATAGCACAAGGCCCGACAACTCGGGGTCAACGCTGTTTAAGAAACCATGCGTCGCCAGATGGATGTATTTATACTGGCTCAAGTCGGGGCTGCTGACGGTCGCCACGCTCGCCTTGAAGTCGAGCGCCTGTAGGCTCTGCCCTGGCTGGTCGAAGGCCAGAATCTTCTCGGCCTCTTTGCGCGTCCCCGGCAAACGCGGAATCATCAGGCCGCCTTCAACCTCCCAGCCCGTGCCGCTCGCCGCCTTCTGGACTTTGACCGTCAGGGCGCGCTGATTGCTCGCCGCCGGTTGCGAGCGAGAGGCCGCCCGCCCCGCAGCGGCGCTGACGCGCTCGTCATTCGGATCGAAGACCGGGTCGGCAATGGCCGCGACGGATCGCGGCGCCGGCTTACGTCCGGCCAGTTCTTTGCGCAGCACGGCCAGCGTCGAAGCCGACGGCAGATAGACGATCTCGTGGTCAACGACCAGCGGCGGCAGATCAGCGGTCGGCTGGCCCTTGTCGCCGGCAGGCGAGCGACCGCCTGCCGCTATCGCCTGCGGCGCCGGCAAGGCCGCAAACGGTATGTATTGTAAGACACCGTCGGCGACGATCAAGAGGCGTTTCTTTTCCAGCTCGCCTGCAACCGGCGTCAGCAACAACTGACTGAGCGCCGCTGCCGCCTGCGTCAACTCCGGGTTGCGGATCTCTGGACTGTTGACGCTCAGCCCGCGATCCGCCGCCGCGCCATTTGCCGGCGTGATGCCCGCGAGTAACTCGTAATACTTTCGCGCCGCTGCCTGGATAATCCGGCGCGGCGGCAGCTCGAAGCTCTCGACAGAGGTCGGCGTCACCGCCCACAGGTAACTGCGCAGCCGGCCTAGCGAGAACTCAAGCAGCAACGAATCCTTGTTGACCGCCTGTTGTTGAATCTCTGCGGCTGACAGCGGCTGCGGCTGCGTCAGCGCCGCGTAGTGCGGGCTTCGGGCGCGCATCTCGGCTTCGACCCGCTGGTAAGCCTCCTTCAAGCCGTTGATTTCTGCCTTGATCGCCGCCGCCTGCGCTTCGGTGTAGCTACCGGCGAGCAGGCGCAACTGGCGCTCGGTCTTGCCGCGAATCTGCTGCTGGATAAGCTGCTGGCGCTCCAATAGCGCCGGGTCGGCGCCGCGCTGAATCTTCGCCCCCGCTTCGGCCAGAGATTCGAGCAGGCTGCGCGCTCGCGCCCGCTCGCTGATTTGTAATGCCTTCAGGTCGTTGCCTTCCGAGGGCCGCTGCTTGTGCAGTTGCATGAGCAGGTCTATGTAAAGCTCGTAGTAGTTCTGCACCGCCGCGAAGTAGAGGGCGCGCAACTGCTGATGGCTTTCGTACATCGTGCGCAGCAGCTCGACGATGTTGACGGCGGCGACGATCTGACTGCGCGCCTCTGTCAGGTTGCCGAGGTCGCGCTGCACGCGGGCGATGTGATAACGCGTGAAGGCTTCGCCAGGGTCGTCGTTCAAGGCAAGGTGCAGCGGCAGCGCCTGACTGTAATAGTCCAGCCCCTTGCGGTTATCGCCCATGTCGTCATAAATCTTGCCGATGTTGGTCAGCGTGTAGGCCTCGACCAGCCGGTCACTGAGCGCCCGTGTGATCGGCAGCGCCTGGTTGTAATACTCAAGGGCCTTCGCCTTGTAGGCCAGCCCGCGCTTCTGGCACTCGTCGGCCTTCGCCTTGTCGTTGGCGGCCTCTTCGCATTTCGCAAGCTCGTCGTCGGCCATGCGGTCATAGAGCCGGCCCTGCTTGGCGAGCGTATAAACGGTGACCCGGCGGTCGCCAACCTCCTGGCTGATGACCAGCGCGCGACCGTAGGTGTCTATCGCCTCCTGGCGCTTGTCCCAGGCGTCATAGAGGCCGCCGATATTCGACAGCGTGTTGCCTTCGCGCGGGCGGTCGCCGAGGGCGCGATAGAGCTTCAGCGCGCGCTCGTAAAAACCGAACGCCTTCTCTTTGTCGCCGGCGTCGTCGTAGTACTTGCCGAGGTTGTTCAGCACCGTCGCTTCGCCGCCCTGATCCTGGGCGGCCTGGAATAGCGGCAGGGCGCGGTTGTAAAAGTCGAGCGCCCGCTGATGCTCGTCTTTTGAATCGTACTTGGCGTCATAGACGCCGCCGATGTTGTTGAGCGTCACGGCTTCGCTGTTGCGGTCCTTGAGCGTTTGAAAGATCGGCAGGGCGCGGTTGTAAAGCTCCAGCGCCTTCTCTTTTTGGCCGAGGTCGTCATAAACTTTGCCGATGTTGTTGAGCGTCGTCGCCTCGCCGCTGGCCGATTTCAGCGTGCGGTAGAGCGCCAGCGACTGCTCGTAATAACCGAGCGCCTTCTGCTTCTCGCCCAGCTCGTCGAGTGCCTTGCCGATGTTGGTCAGCAAATCGCCCTCTTTCGCCTGGTCATGAAGCTCGCGCGCGAGGGCGAGGGCCGGCGTGTAATACGCGTCAATCGCTTTTTGCCGATTGCCCTGCGACTCATAAATCGAGCCGAGGTAATAAAGCGTGTCGGCTTGCCGCGGGCGCTCGCCGAGGCTGCGCCACAGCCGCAGCGCCTCGTCGTATTTCTTGATGGCTTGCGCCAGCGTATCCGCGGTCGCTTCGGCCTGGAGCTTCTCGCCTTCAAGGAAAGCGCGCTCGGCACTGATGCGGTCGGCGTCCTGCGCGGTCGCGGCGCGCAGCTCGGCGACACGTATTTGATAGCGCCCGGCGGGCGCGCCCTTTTCCGCAGCGCGCACCTCCAGCTTGTAAGCGCCGGCAACCGTCGCGACCAGCGACACAGGCTCCTGGCCTTGCGGCCCGATGGGGCGGTCGACTTCGAGCAGTGGCTTGCCGTCCGGCCCGCTCACCTTCACCAGCACGTCCACGCCTTGCTGCTCGACCAGAACGTGCAGGTATTGGCCGGCGGCGAGCGTGACCTGATAAACATGCGCCTGGCCGCCGGCGAGCTGCTGGTCTACGGGCTTGCCGGCTTCGAGCGCGCGAGCCTCATCTTGATGCTGCGCGGCGTCAACCGTGCCGGCTCGGGCCTGCCAGCCGACAAAGCAGGCGGCCAATAATAAGAGCATGCCGATAGAGAGGGTGAGACTAAGCGAGCGAAGCTTCTGCAATTGATGATTCTCCGACACCCGGCCTTGTTCGATTTTTCGAGCCACCACTCAGTCTCCTTTAATTAACACCTTCGAGGAAAGTTGAGAGGAAGGCTCTCGTCGAGCAGTCAACGACGACGGGCCGCTCAGGTATAAGCCCCGAGGGCATAAGTTATTTCAACATGGTCGAGCGGAAGGAGCAAGGGCCGGGCGCAAGGGCCCGCCGTTATGGGCGGCTAGCCGACACAGGATTATCTTCCCCGGCATTCTTTACGACGACGACGGTAACAATGGTGCCGACGGCGGCGGTGCCGATCAGCAATAACAACAACAATCCCAGCCCGGCGCGAATGGTCGCCTTATAAGTGAAAGTCGCGCCCGGCACGCTCGCCGTAATCCCTGTCGAGCCGGTCGTCGGGCCGGCGGTGAACGTCGTGGTGGCAATACCGTTGGCATCCGTCGCCACGGTAGCAGTGCTCAGGGTGCCGCCCGCGGGGTTGTCGAGTGTAAAGGTGACCACTTCGTCGCGCACCGGCTTGTCGTTTTCGTCCGTCACCTGCACCTGAAGCTGTAAGGCGTTGCCGGCTTTCACGCTGATGTTCGGGCCGGAGCCGACCGGCTTGATCGTGCGCTTGGTCTGACCCGCCTGCGCCTCCGTTTCGCCGCGCGGCAGCAATAGCGTCGTCGTCATGTTCGGGTATAGCTCGACGCGGCCCGCCGCGCCCGCATCGATCCAGCCATAGGCGTCGGGGCCAGTGACAATCGTGCTGCCTTCGACAACCGTGTCGCCCGACCTGGCGCGATTGTCGTTAACGATGATCGCGCCTCTGCCGACCAGCACGCCGAAAGGTGCTGTCACTTCCGTGCGGGCGGCAGAATGGGGGGCGGTGCTTTCGACAGTCGCTTGCGCCACCGCCGGACGCGCCGCAAACGAGCGCAGCGTGAAGGTGCTGGCGACGGCCAGGGTCAGCAACAGGCTGAGCGCAATTCGCCAGTGAGTCGTTGATCGCACGGTGTTGATGGCCGAGGCGCTGACAGCGGATTTGCTCGCGTTCATCATGGCTGGTTGCCCCCTGAGACTCGTTGCTCTTTGCAAGCGTCTACGCTACGGCG from Blastocatellia bacterium harbors:
- a CDS encoding invasin domain 3-containing protein translates to MMNASKSAVSASAINTVRSTTHWRIALSLLLTLAVASTFTLRSFAARPAVAQATVESTAPHSAARTEVTAPFGVLVGRGAIIVNDNRARSGDTVVEGSTIVTGPDAYGWIDAGAAGRVELYPNMTTTLLLPRGETEAQAGQTKRTIKPVGSGPNISVKAGNALQLQVQVTDENDKPVRDEVVTFTLDNPAGGTLSTATVATDANGIATTTFTAGPTTGSTGITASVPGATFTYKATIRAGLGLLLLLLIGTAAVGTIVTVVVVKNAGEDNPVSASRP
- a CDS encoding 2-dehydropantoate 2-reductase gives rise to the protein MSEGKPERYIVYGAGAIGGALAGLLRRAGLRVACVARAAQAEALRHGVTFLRGSEEFTQPVEAVTAARDLPPTDGDVIVITVKSQATEAAVEDLAAVYTQATPVISLQNGVTNEAAIARRFTNVYAGLVFFSATQMTPERIALTRGRSIAIGRYPDGVDERAGRISNDFERAGFAALASPFTMAMKWGKFVINLNNATYAITGYYVEQGAADDEMRHLLGDVREEGLRVLKAAGIAVEPPPGEPSLIRIRELHEKAKAPPPDAAVLLDLPEAERTYPSMWQDLMLGRRTSEAEHLNGVIVDLGRKHQLATPYNSALLELAHRMFAAGERPGIYTPTELRALIESRRAAS
- a CDS encoding MFS transporter; this translates as MDHRKGEARHMIAATAASPSRARYNVLGLLFGLTIITYTDRVCIGAAAPAITETFHFSPSTMGYIFSAFTLAYALFEIPSGWLGDYFGTRKALARIVIWWSVFTALTSVSAGFASLLLVRFLFGVGEAGAFPNIARSISCWFPSSHQGRALSITFIGSYLGAAATTPLVFQLVKWQGWRWPFVEFGALGIIWALVWYRWFRDRPEEHAAVNAEELRFIRSDQVDAAHLGHVRRVPWRVLLRSANLLFICGMYFSYGYALYFYLTWLPTYLLKARGFSEAYAGLFSALPFLAGAGGVWLGGVLTDYLSRRTGSLKIGRCLLGGFGFLSSAVALVAVALSEDRLAAASLITVACFCQMLSSPPAWSTCLDVGRRNAGVVTGFMNMTGNIGGTLAPVVVGYAVEKLASWTVPFYITAGVLAWGVIMWALVNPNRSVIEQAGGESD
- a CDS encoding response regulator, which encodes MTTRVPRILIIEDDTDSRDFLCMLVALEGYEAVPARGVGDGLTIALQRDLDLIMIDNWLAEGSGVMLCRYIRAFDTDTPVLFHSAAAYESDIQEALNVGAQRYITKPADPDLLLQAIRELVEPRRNHKASRKSNS
- a CDS encoding CHAT domain-containing protein — protein: MARKIEQGRVSENHQLQKLRSLSLTLSIGMLLLLAACFVGWQARAGTVDAAQHQDEARALEAGKPVDQQLAGGQAHVYQVTLAAGQYLHVLVEQQGVDVLVKVSGPDGKPLLEVDRPIGPQGQEPVSLVATVAGAYKLEVRAAEKGAPAGRYQIRVAELRAATAQDADRISAERAFLEGEKLQAEATADTLAQAIKKYDEALRLWRSLGERPRQADTLYYLGSIYESQGNRQKAIDAYYTPALALARELHDQAKEGDLLTNIGKALDELGEKQKALGYYEQSLALYRTLKSASGEATTLNNIGKVYDDLGQKEKALELYNRALPIFQTLKDRNSEAVTLNNIGGVYDAKYDSKDEHQRALDFYNRALPLFQAAQDQGGEATVLNNLGKYYDDAGDKEKAFGFYERALKLYRALGDRPREGNTLSNIGGLYDAWDKRQEAIDTYGRALVISQEVGDRRVTVYTLAKQGRLYDRMADDELAKCEEAANDKAKADECQKRGLAYKAKALEYYNQALPITRALSDRLVEAYTLTNIGKIYDDMGDNRKGLDYYSQALPLHLALNDDPGEAFTRYHIARVQRDLGNLTEARSQIVAAVNIVELLRTMYESHQQLRALYFAAVQNYYELYIDLLMQLHKQRPSEGNDLKALQISERARARSLLESLAEAGAKIQRGADPALLERQQLIQQQIRGKTERQLRLLAGSYTEAQAAAIKAEINGLKEAYQRVEAEMRARSPHYAALTQPQPLSAAEIQQQAVNKDSLLLEFSLGRLRSYLWAVTPTSVESFELPPRRIIQAAARKYYELLAGITPANGAAADRGLSVNSPEIRNPELTQAAAALSQLLLTPVAGELEKKRLLIVADGVLQYIPFAALPAPQAIAAGGRSPAGDKGQPTADLPPLVVDHEIVYLPSASTLAVLRKELAGRKPAPRSVAAIADPVFDPNDERVSAAAGRAASRSQPAASNQRALTVKVQKAASGTGWEVEGGLMIPRLPGTRKEAEKILAFDQPGQSLQALDFKASVATVSSPDLSQYKYIHLATHGFLNSVDPELSGLVLSLVDEKGQPQNGFLLVNDVYNLNLPAEMVVLSACKTGLGREVKGEGIIGLTRGLMYAGAARVVVSLWDVDDEATAQLMTGFYKGVLKDGLQPAAALRAAQVEMWKQKRYQSPSYWAAFILQGEWQ
- a CDS encoding glycosyltransferase family 39 protein, coding for MPTSAEQTDLMIEDQSEAITSRQVLLALAGLFVLNLLLRVFYLRYDFVNGDEGVRALTATRLLDGARLYADVVTDKPPGATLFYAAVFALAGRSMKAVHVAAALWNFATAMVVYLTTARAHGKRTGLWAALLFVYFTTNYFTQDTMAANTELLLALPYAAAFACFVRGTGMADKQSRTRRGLLLVGAGVMTGLAAMFKQTGVLNLLFFGLCELVFAYRARHDFQTVAAWLRAPGKRLLIRLSLVAIGFLLVIAVFVAWLASMHALADFWRNGVEINMFYIDSEPASLSLRFAIGRGMGYVLFNFALWSLAAWTVIRSIRAARQAAFNLTVALWCAVSLISVVISGRFFGHYFITALPALAMLAAPSVPLLGKLLRDPAYKRRARAALAILVIFFAVGLIRSHHRTVVLAYETVTGRRTSWSADWGMTKRQDEAAVIAATLRDRLQPGEPLYIWGYAHDVYWQTGCRPAARYLTPYYIDGRFSDAEAIAAQPNAPFWQEARANLIEDLKRARPRLILDIKGDMDDLPYADITGFLKANYEDVGAVGPDPNRPFRVLRLK